In the genome of candidate division WOR-3 bacterium, one region contains:
- a CDS encoding S8 family serine peptidase produces MKRIIVFLIPLIIFAKNPLAPKNFGFYSPTANSNDFQIGFWDLPKFDPLFSLPSLSKDLIIDSYPQDGLGYYLIQFNGPVYRYMVEEIRNLGVLTLGFHSRYLLIGKMDNKIKERVEKLPYIRWVGIYQPGYKFAQTILKDRESGILTLTLFYPEDLISAVNDLTNKDFKIIRYAQSEYFKVIEVEAKREDIPILASLPYIFSIEEWHPPELENANCQWVIQTWAQENRRIWEQGIYGVNEILGYTDTGLDILHWAFYDPNVSISDTGEYLNHRKVVFFKNWETYQRPSDPDGHGTHVGGTIGGNDSLMGGTNPNDGHSKGCRIGILAPIPQPTGWDLTGPFNKMTNWLRNPELKVYTISNSWWTGTMGQYTNASASVDIFSWVNKDVIIIKSCGNQGQSTQYRITEPGNSKSIIACGSLQNGLNSTVLSSYSSRGPAPDGRIKPDVCVPGEGIYSADAGTQNGYVSMSGTSMAAPAVNGACGLIRSYLKRGFYPSGVPNPDDSFPYISASLVKACLIVSCDPNIGNYVIPSEYVGWGRVNLDSVLYFATPVPDRRKLLLYDDTIGLRTGEYVEYEFEVNDNIPLRIAVVWTDTAAAPGANPALINNLDVLLTSPSGNFYKGNIYQNGQSVQNPTQPYDNINPLEVFRINQPELGRWNLKIMAQNVVTSIPQPYSVVITGGIQLRPRTGVRYLAHYLIDEPPMGNGDRILNPGEEVEIPTWFKNHNDYEVEGVKIYLRLRQPDTNVVILDSFKYFSSIAPFDSVFTGEDGFNIRVSENLPNGYSIPLVFSIEDTLDSIWESRLTLYVGTPILVNREVVVYDSPPNGNNNGRLDPNEIASLTIGIKNQGLGNGYNVYAVLKSLDERLIILDSIGIYDTIFKDSTKFNNQDKFVVQTLPNIPPETPIPCSLRIYSDQYIFSSYLTIVIGELRITDPIPDNASPIRYWAYDDVDSFYVECPDFEWVEIRGVGERLPISSDDQTIRIPLPFPIYYYGVRYSDSLSICGNGWISPIRTTSTVYTNQPLPDPTSTNPSA; encoded by the coding sequence ATGAAGAGAATAATTGTATTTTTAATTCCTTTAATTATTTTTGCTAAAAATCCATTAGCACCAAAAAATTTTGGTTTCTATTCACCAACTGCTAACTCTAACGATTTTCAAATCGGTTTTTGGGATTTACCAAAATTTGATCCATTATTTTCTTTACCGTCATTATCAAAAGATTTAATTATTGACTCTTATCCCCAAGATGGTCTTGGGTATTATCTTATTCAATTTAATGGTCCGGTTTATCGTTATATGGTAGAGGAAATAAGGAATCTTGGTGTCTTAACTTTGGGCTTTCATTCTCGTTATCTTTTAATTGGCAAAATGGATAATAAAATAAAAGAGAGGGTAGAGAAATTACCTTATATTCGTTGGGTTGGAATTTATCAACCAGGTTACAAATTTGCGCAAACAATTTTAAAAGATAGAGAATCAGGAATTCTTACTTTAACTTTATTCTATCCCGAAGATTTAATTTCTGCGGTTAATGATTTAACTAATAAAGATTTTAAGATTATTCGTTATGCTCAGTCAGAATATTTTAAAGTTATTGAAGTAGAAGCAAAAAGAGAGGATATACCAATTTTAGCTAGTTTGCCTTATATCTTTTCTATTGAAGAATGGCATCCACCAGAATTGGAAAATGCTAATTGTCAATGGGTAATTCAAACTTGGGCACAAGAAAACAGAAGAATTTGGGAGCAAGGGATTTATGGAGTGAATGAGATTTTGGGATATACTGATACTGGTTTAGATATTTTACATTGGGCATTTTATGATCCGAATGTTAGTATTTCTGATACTGGTGAATATCTCAATCACCGAAAAGTAGTATTTTTCAAAAATTGGGAAACCTATCAAAGACCTTCGGACCCCGATGGCCATGGAACCCATGTTGGTGGCACAATTGGTGGAAACGATTCTTTAATGGGCGGAACAAATCCTAACGATGGTCATTCTAAGGGATGTCGGATTGGTATTTTAGCACCGATACCTCAACCAACTGGTTGGGATTTAACAGGTCCTTTTAATAAGATGACAAATTGGTTAAGAAATCCTGAATTAAAAGTATATACTATTTCTAATTCCTGGTGGACAGGAACAATGGGGCAGTATACAAATGCGAGTGCTTCGGTTGATATATTTTCTTGGGTAAATAAAGATGTAATAATTATAAAATCTTGTGGTAATCAGGGGCAATCTACTCAATATCGGATAACCGAACCAGGAAATTCCAAGTCAATAATTGCTTGTGGCTCTCTCCAAAATGGTTTAAATTCTACGGTCTTATCAAGTTATTCTTCTCGTGGACCAGCACCTGATGGAAGGATTAAACCGGATGTTTGTGTGCCTGGCGAAGGTATTTATTCTGCTGATGCGGGAACACAAAACGGTTATGTTTCAATGAGTGGAACGAGTATGGCAGCACCAGCAGTAAATGGTGCTTGTGGTCTAATAAGAAGTTATCTAAAAAGAGGATTTTATCCTTCTGGTGTTCCTAATCCTGATGATTCTTTCCCTTATATATCTGCTTCCTTAGTAAAAGCCTGTTTAATTGTTTCTTGTGACCCAAATATTGGAAATTATGTTATTCCTTCCGAGTATGTTGGCTGGGGAAGGGTAAATCTTGATTCAGTTTTATATTTTGCTACTCCCGTTCCTGATAGAAGAAAACTTCTTTTATATGATGATACAATTGGTTTAAGAACTGGCGAATATGTTGAATATGAATTTGAAGTGAATGATAATATTCCTCTAAGAATAGCCGTTGTATGGACTGATACTGCTGCGGCACCAGGTGCTAATCCAGCATTGATTAACAATTTAGATGTTTTGTTGACTTCACCATCAGGTAATTTTTATAAAGGAAATATTTATCAAAATGGTCAATCTGTTCAAAATCCTACTCAGCCATACGATAACATAAATCCCTTAGAAGTATTTAGGATTAATCAACCAGAATTGGGAAGATGGAATTTAAAAATAATGGCACAAAATGTTGTTACTTCTATTCCTCAACCTTATTCAGTAGTAATTACTGGTGGTATTCAATTAAGACCAAGAACAGGAGTCAGGTATCTTGCTCATTATTTAATTGATGAACCGCCAATGGGAAATGGTGATAGAATATTAAATCCTGGCGAAGAGGTTGAGATACCAACTTGGTTTAAAAATCATAACGATTACGAAGTTGAAGGGGTAAAAATTTATTTAAGGTTAAGACAACCTGATACCAATGTTGTTATCTTAGATTCCTTTAAATATTTTTCTTCCATTGCTCCTTTTGATTCTGTATTTACTGGTGAAGATGGGTTTAATATTCGGGTTTCCGAAAATCTTCCTAATGGTTATTCAATTCCTTTAGTTTTTTCTATTGAAGATACCTTAGATTCGATTTGGGAATCGAGGTTGACCTTGTATGTTGGTACACCAATCTTAGTTAATCGAGAAGTTGTCGTTTATGATTCACCACCAAATGGAAATAATAATGGCAGACTTGATCCGAATGAGATTGCTTCTTTAACAATTGGTATAAAAAACCAAGGACTTGGTAATGGTTATAATGTCTATGCTGTCTTGAAGTCTCTTGATGAAAGACTAATTATCTTGGATTCAATTGGAATTTATGATACAATTTTTAAAGATTCGACTAAGTTTAATAATCAAGATAAATTTGTTGTTCAAACTTTACCCAATATTCCCCCAGAGACACCGATCCCATGTAGTTTAAGAATTTATTCTGACCAATATATTTTCTCCTCTTATTTAACAATTGTCATTGGTGAATTAAGGATTACCGACCCAATACCGGATAATGCTTCACCAATAAGATATTGGGCATATGATGATGTTGATAGTTTTTATGTTGAATGTCCAGATTTTGAATGGGTTGAGATAAGAGGTGTTGGTGAGAGATTACCCATAAGCAGTGATGATCAAACAATTAGAATTCCTTTACCATTTCCGATTTATTATTATGGAGTAAGGTATAGCGATTCTTTATCGATATGTGGCAATGGTTGGATAAGTCCGATAAGGACAACATCAACTGTGTATACTAATCAGCCGTTGCCTGACCCGACATCAACAAATCCAAGTGC
- a CDS encoding T9SS type A sorting domain-containing protein: AMICVNWDDLYPPTGNGIWFYYDTLNHRMILEWDSVHYYNPRASWDKFQIIIYDTTVRTYTGDNEIVFQYLTANNYTSNTVGIEDQTNTIGINALYNNTYHRACAPIVAGRAIKFTTDTIGYIGIKEFAKTLENKKKQIIVANPQKILKINLPYEEAQITIFDVFGRKIREFNLKGSMLILDFKDKKGKKLGTGIYTIRIKTNNETIIKKIIYIK, translated from the coding sequence TGCGATGATATGTGTTAATTGGGATGATTTATATCCACCGACGGGTAATGGTATTTGGTTCTATTATGATACCTTAAATCACCGGATGATTTTGGAATGGGATAGTGTTCATTATTATAATCCAAGAGCTTCTTGGGACAAGTTTCAGATAATCATTTATGATACAACAGTGAGGACTTATACTGGTGATAATGAGATAGTTTTCCAATATCTTACTGCCAATAATTATACATCAAATACTGTTGGCATTGAAGACCAAACAAATACGATTGGTATAAATGCTTTGTATAATAATACTTATCATCGTGCTTGTGCTCCGATTGTTGCTGGTCGGGCAATTAAATTTACTACCGATACTATCGGTTATATTGGAATTAAGGAATTTGCTAAGACACTGGAAAATAAAAAGAAACAAATAATTGTTGCCAATCCTCAAAAGATATTAAAAATTAATTTGCCTTATGAAGAAGCTCAAATTACAATCTTTGATGTTTTCGGAAGGAAGATAAGAGAATTCAATTTAAAAGGTTCAATGTTGATTTTGGATTTCAAAGATAAAAAAGGCAAAAAATTAGGAACAGGTATTTACACTATCCGGATAAAAACCAATAACGAGACTATTATTAAAAAAATTATCTATATAAAATAA